The Bdellovibrio sp. NC01 genome includes the window GCATATAATTTCAACTTGCCTGCGACCGCAGGAACTTCGGGTTACGTTTTGACTTCTGGTGGTGGTGGTTCCAACGCAATGACGTGGACTCAATTGGGTCCTTTGGCAACGAACACAACAGCGTTTTCTAATTTCAGTGCGATGGCTACTGATGGATCAGGAAATTTAAAATCCGTTGCAGGTTCCACTTCCGGTTCAATGTTGAATTGGACCGTCACAGGTCCCGCATGGACGACGGCTGCTTATCCAAATAGTACAACAGCAAATCAATTGCTTTATTCTTCGGCGAACAATGTTGTCGGTGGTCTTACAACTGCGAACAATGCGATTCTTACGACAAACGGTTCTGGTGTGCCGTCGTTCACGGCAGCGTCTGGTGACGTGTTTACACAATACGCTCTTCTTGCAGGACGTTCGAGTGGACAAACTCTTGCCGGAGGAACAGCTGCGAGTGAAACGTTAACACTGAAAGGCACAAGTAACGCCGGCAACGGTTATGTGCTGATCAATCCTTCTGGTGGCAACGTTGGTATCGGTACATCAACACCGGGTGTGCCTCTTGAGGTGAATGGAAATATCATTGCCGGAAGATCGACTTCAACGCGTGTGCAGTTGTCAGGTACTGGTGGTTCTGCTGCGATCTCTGAAGTTTATGCGGGATATTCGAATCCACATTGGAATATTGGTCGTGATGCGATCAGTGCTTCAAGCCCGGCACTGGTGCTGAATCCAATTCCGGGCACTTCTTCATCTGCGGTCTCTGGAGTTGCTGTCGGTTCGACGACAACGAAGACTCTGCAACTCTTTACAAGTAATGGTACTGCGTTGACTGAACGTATGCGTATTGATGGCAACGGTTACGTCGGTATCGGCACAACGAATCCGACTGCGCCGTTAGACTTTCAAGGATCTGTAGCAACGTTCTCGCAAACAAGATCTGTGGCAAGTGCGGCGGCTCCTGATATTTATCTTAATAAAGATCGTGGTACTGTCGGCACTCCTGCCGCCATTCAAAATGGCGATGCTTTAGGTAATATCAGTTTCAAGGGCTATGATGGCTCTGCTTACACTCGTGGTGCTTTGATCCAAGCTGTGGCTATGGCTGCTCCTGGTACAAATCAAATGACAGCGGATTTGCGCTTATTAACTAATAACGGCGGCAGTGATGCGACAGAAACAATGCGCTTAACGGCTGCGGGTAACGTTGGTATCGGCACGGGTTCACCGGCTACAAAATTAGATGTGAATGGTGGTATTCGTCCTGGTTCTGTGACGACAGGTGCATCGTGTGCAGGAAATGGCGAAGGAACTTTTGCTTACGATCCGACGACACATGCACCCGTGTATTGTTCAAACTCGGGAGTATGGACTCCGATCGGTAGCAGCGGTATTTCAAGTTGCCCATCTGGCTTCACACTGGTTGGTCCTATCGGTGGCGCAAATAGTTTCTGCGTGTCTTCAGCGCCAGAGACTGCAACAACATACTGGAGCGCTTGGACAACTTGCGCTGGAAAAAATACGGGCGGCCGCGGTTACGCGCGAATGTGTTCAACAGGCGACTGGATTGTAGCTTGTAACAATGGAGGAATTTCAGGATTCTCGACAGTGCTACAATGGGTGCAAGACTCGTCGGCTTACGATATGGCGGCTTACAACTCGGCTCTTTTGGTGGGTAACGGATCTTGCTCAGGTGTTGGCGTCGACACGACGACGAACAACAATAGCTTCCGCTGCTGCTTCCATTAGGAGTTTGGCAATTCGCAGATTTCGACTTTCTTACGGGCTCTGTTTGTTTGCAGAGCTTTTCCTTCTATTCATAATTTGCACGACACCTGAAGAGATTCTTAAGAAAATCTCTATCAAGGGAGAAATTATGAAGTCAGCTAAAGGATGCATTGTTCTTGCCGGTTTATTATTTTTAAATTTCGAAGCTTCTGCATTGCCAGACACAAAAAACACTGCGAAACCACCCGCTTCAGGACGAATAGAAAAAGACAGCCTTGGTGATAAACAGCTGCCAGCGGATGCCTATTACGGCGTACAAACTGCGCGCGCCTTAGAGAACTTTCAAATATCGGGGACAAAAATCAATCAATATCCCGAATTCATAAACGCCTTGGCCATCGTCAAACTTGCCTCTGCGCGAGCCAACAAACAACTAGGTGTGATGAAGGCGGATCGCTTATCAGCAATTGAAAAAGCCGTTGAAGATGTTCGCGCAAATAAATATCACGATCAGTTTGTGGTGGATTGGTTTCAAGGTGGTGCTGGAACTTCGACCAACATGAACGTCAATGAAGTCTTAGCGAATATTGGCTTAGAAAAAATGGGACACAAGAAAGGAGAATACCAATATCTTCATCCTTTAGATGATTTAAATCAGTCACAATCCACTAATGACGTTTATCCAACGGCGATCAAGCTCGCTTTATTAATGAGAAGTGACAAGCTGATTGGCGAATTAAAGAATCTAGCAGCTGCTTTTAGAACAAAAGGAAATCAGTTTTTAGAAATCACGAAAATGGGCCGCACCGAAATGCAAGACGCCGTCCCAATGACAGTTGGCCAAGAATTTCATGCGTTCGCGGCTGGTATCGAATCAGAAATTGAATTCTTAAAGGACGCGGAAAAACAGCTTTATACTGTGAACATGGGTGCTTCCGCCATTGGCAGCGGTATCAACGTTCCGAAGGGTTATCCGAAAGCTGTGGCGTCGCAGTTAGCGAAGTTAGTGAATAAACCCATTGTGCCCGCGAAAGATTTATTCACAGGCACGTGGGATCAACAAAGTTTCGTCGCTTATTCTTCAGCGATGAAAAGCACAGCCGTAAAGCTTTCAAAAATTGCGAGTGATTTGATTTTACTCGCTTCAGGTCCACGCGCTGGTTTATTCGAAATCAATCTGCCCGCAATGCAACCGGGTTCTTCCATCATGCCAGGCAAAGTGAATCCAGTAATTCCAGAATTAATTAACGTGATCGCGTTTAAAGTTATGGGCAACGACACGAGTATCACAGTGGCAGCCCAC containing:
- a CDS encoding aspartate ammonia-lyase yields the protein MKSAKGCIVLAGLLFLNFEASALPDTKNTAKPPASGRIEKDSLGDKQLPADAYYGVQTARALENFQISGTKINQYPEFINALAIVKLASARANKQLGVMKADRLSAIEKAVEDVRANKYHDQFVVDWFQGGAGTSTNMNVNEVLANIGLEKMGHKKGEYQYLHPLDDLNQSQSTNDVYPTAIKLALLMRSDKLIGELKNLAAAFRTKGNQFLEITKMGRTEMQDAVPMTVGQEFHAFAAGIESEIEFLKDAEKQLYTVNMGASAIGSGINVPKGYPKAVASQLAKLVNKPIVPAKDLFTGTWDQQSFVAYSSAMKSTAVKLSKIASDLILLASGPRAGLFEINLPAMQPGSSIMPGKVNPVIPELINVIAFKVMGNDTSITVAAHAGQLQLNAYEPVEVVALLESQTLLLNGANTFNTKCISGITVNEKVLEKNIESTVGIVTALNPIIGYEKSAALAKEAYKSGKGILEIIREQKILSEAQIKELLDPAKLTNLNKESYKR